The Deinococcus carri genome contains a region encoding:
- a CDS encoding MBL fold metallo-hydrolase has protein sequence MAWTQHLRVGDADVFSLTDGQFRLDGGAMYGSVPKVLWERGAPADELNRIRLRINPLLIRLGGRNVLVETGFWDQGGEKFEGMYALDRDETVFRGLSDLGLAPDDIDLVVNTHLHFDHAGRNVTLTGEPTFPNARYVVQRQELHDAQHTHERSRASYIPGYIDPILDAGLFDVMDGEHELLPGLSVLPLPGHNLGQQGVVLRSGGQTLVYVADLLPTLAHAPYPYIMGYDLYPVTTLDTRKTYFPQWFEEGAILATPHDPDVAFARLEEGKRGGFVLRPVGRAEQANTPTS, from the coding sequence ATGGCCTGGACCCAGCATCTCCGTGTCGGTGACGCCGACGTGTTTTCCCTTACCGACGGACAGTTTCGCCTCGACGGCGGCGCGATGTACGGCAGCGTCCCCAAAGTGCTGTGGGAGCGCGGCGCGCCCGCCGACGAGCTGAACCGTATCCGGCTGCGTATCAATCCCCTGCTGATCCGCCTGGGCGGCAGGAACGTGCTGGTCGAGACCGGCTTCTGGGACCAGGGCGGCGAGAAGTTCGAGGGCATGTATGCCCTGGACCGCGACGAGACGGTGTTCCGGGGCCTCTCTGACCTGGGCCTCGCGCCGGACGACATCGACCTGGTGGTGAACACGCACTTGCACTTCGACCACGCCGGGCGCAACGTGACGCTGACCGGCGAGCCGACCTTCCCGAACGCCCGCTACGTGGTGCAGCGCCAGGAACTCCACGACGCCCAGCACACCCACGAGCGCAGCCGCGCCAGCTATATCCCCGGCTACATCGACCCGATTCTGGACGCGGGCCTCTTCGACGTGATGGACGGCGAACACGAGCTGCTGCCCGGCCTGAGCGTGCTGCCGCTGCCCGGCCACAACCTCGGCCAGCAGGGCGTGGTCCTGCGCTCGGGGGGCCAGACGCTGGTGTACGTGGCCGACCTGCTGCCCACCCTGGCCCACGCGCCCTACCCGTACATCATGGGTTACGACCTCTACCCCGTGACCACGCTGGACACCCGCAAGACGTACTTTCCGCAGTGGTTCGAGGAAGGGGCCATTCTCGCCACGCCCCACGACCCCGACGTGGCCTTTGCGCGGCTGGAGGAGGGCAAGAGGGGGGGGTTCGTGCTGCGGCCTGTGGGGCGGGCAGAACAGGCAAACACCCCGACCTCCTGA
- a CDS encoding 3-isopropylmalate dehydratase large subunit yields the protein MGMTIAEKILAAHSGQAAVVSGQLIECATDWVLCHEITTPAALRMLEERGMDRVFDPEKIVAVPDHSVPAMNIKAAKMYQKLKSWVQEKGIRHFYDVGRGGIAHVVLENTGLIRPGQTLVSGDSHTCNAGALGCFATGVGSTDLAGAIYAGKVWFKVPETMLIRVTGQMQPGVTPKDLVLEVIKRIGADGANYLVMEWVGDTIDRMDMEGRFTLTNMAIEAGGKTGIVAVDDTTRAYMAERGVTPDQYTEYTSDPDAQYKVVIDLDASAVEPTVAYPHIPSNGRVAGSDRIAVTHAYVGSCTNGRIGDLRDVARILRGRRVADGVQMIVVPATQAIWKQAAQEGLLEVFVEAGASVSYPSCGACLGMHSGVLGPDDVCISSSNRNFVGRMGDPTAQIYLASPATVAASAVAGYISDPRAYNADGTEAAD from the coding sequence ATGGGAATGACGATTGCGGAAAAGATTCTGGCAGCCCACTCGGGACAGGCAGCGGTGGTGTCCGGTCAACTGATCGAGTGCGCGACCGACTGGGTGCTGTGCCACGAGATCACCACGCCCGCCGCCCTGCGGATGCTCGAAGAACGCGGCATGGACCGGGTGTTCGACCCGGAAAAGATCGTGGCGGTGCCCGACCACTCCGTCCCCGCCATGAACATCAAGGCCGCGAAGATGTATCAGAAGCTCAAGTCCTGGGTGCAGGAAAAGGGCATCCGGCACTTCTACGACGTGGGCCGCGGCGGCATCGCCCACGTGGTGCTGGAGAACACCGGGCTGATCAGGCCGGGGCAGACGCTCGTGAGCGGCGACTCGCACACCTGCAACGCGGGTGCGCTGGGGTGCTTTGCCACCGGCGTCGGCAGCACCGACCTCGCCGGGGCCATCTACGCGGGCAAGGTGTGGTTCAAGGTGCCCGAAACCATGCTGATCCGCGTGACGGGCCAGATGCAGCCCGGCGTGACCCCCAAGGATCTCGTACTGGAAGTCATCAAGCGCATCGGTGCGGACGGCGCGAACTACCTGGTGATGGAGTGGGTGGGGGACACCATCGACCGCATGGACATGGAGGGCCGCTTCACCCTCACCAACATGGCGATTGAGGCGGGGGGCAAGACCGGCATCGTGGCGGTGGACGACACGACGCGGGCGTATATGGCCGAGCGCGGCGTCACGCCGGACCAGTACACCGAGTACACCTCCGACCCCGACGCGCAGTACAAGGTGGTCATCGACCTCGACGCCTCGGCGGTCGAACCCACCGTCGCCTACCCCCACATCCCCAGCAACGGGCGGGTGGCGGGCAGCGACCGCATTGCCGTCACGCACGCCTACGTGGGAAGCTGCACCAACGGGCGCATCGGGGACCTGCGCGACGTGGCCCGCATCCTGAGGGGCCGCCGGGTGGCGGACGGCGTGCAGATGATCGTGGTGCCCGCCACCCAGGCCATCTGGAAGCAGGCGGCGCAGGAGGGCCTGCTGGAAGTCTTCGTCGAGGCGGGCGCGAGCGTCAGCTATCCCAGTTGCGGCGCGTGCCTGGGGATGCACTCGGGCGTGCTGGGGCCGGACGACGTGTGCATCAGCTCCAGCAACCGCAACTTCGTGGGCCGCATGGGCGATCCCACCGCCCAGATTTACCTCGCCAGCCCCGCCACCGTCGCCGCGAGTGCCGTCGCCGGGTACATCAGCGATCCGCGCGCCTACAACGCGGACGGAACGGAAGCGGCGGACTAG
- a CDS encoding 3-isopropylmalate dehydratase small subunit yields the protein MPTVHVFARDHINTDEIIPARHLTTDVEAELAKYAMEDYDQNFVRRVKPGDIIVAGADFGCGSSREHAVWALRGAGVAAVIAPNFARIFYRNAINNGFLALECENVVETFMDGDPAELDLTGGTITNARTGQTLTFVPVPQFALDVQKAGGWLEYMREQEQPTGPVPGIEEAIMEEVRQEEQHA from the coding sequence ATGCCCACCGTTCACGTTTTCGCCCGTGACCACATCAACACTGACGAGATCATTCCCGCCCGCCACCTGACCACCGACGTGGAGGCCGAGCTGGCGAAGTACGCGATGGAGGACTATGACCAGAACTTCGTGCGGCGCGTGAAGCCCGGCGACATCATCGTGGCGGGGGCGGACTTCGGCTGCGGCTCCAGCCGCGAGCACGCGGTCTGGGCGCTGCGGGGCGCGGGGGTGGCGGCCGTCATCGCGCCCAACTTCGCCCGCATCTTCTACCGCAACGCCATCAACAACGGCTTCCTGGCGCTGGAATGCGAGAACGTGGTGGAGACGTTCATGGACGGCGACCCGGCGGAGCTGGACCTGACGGGCGGTACCATCACCAACGCGCGCACCGGGCAAACGCTGACCTTTGTGCCCGTGCCCCAGTTCGCGCTGGACGTGCAGAAGGCCGGGGGCTGGCTGGAGTACATGCGGGAGCAGGAGCAGCCCACCGGGCCGGTGCCTGGAATCGAGGAGGCCATCATGGAAGAAGTGCGTCAGGAGGAACAGCATGCCTAA
- the leuB gene encoding 3-isopropylmalate dehydrogenase, which yields MPKIVTLPGDGIGPEVTAAAVEVLREVAPDVHIEEHAIGGGAYDLYGDPFPQATRDAIRDADAVLLGTVGGPQNSPWNSLPRQLRPESGLLALRKALGCYANLRPVRVQPGLEHLSPLKPELARGVDILIVRELLGGIYFDGDRRIEGETAYNTMRYTTPEVERVAKVAFWAAEQRRGRVTSVDKANVLEVSELWRRDVQALRDREYRNVHLNHEYVDSVAMLIVANPGRYDVIVTENLFGDILSDLAAVIPGSLGLMPSASLGDGPGLFEPIHGSAPDIAGQGIANPAATIMSAAMLLRHGLDRPQVANQVDRAVALALREHPTRDLGGKADTRTFTHAVLNAMGSPSVG from the coding sequence ATGCCTAAAATCGTGACTCTGCCCGGTGACGGGATTGGCCCCGAGGTCACCGCCGCCGCCGTGGAAGTGCTGCGCGAGGTCGCCCCAGACGTGCACATCGAGGAACACGCCATCGGGGGCGGCGCGTATGACCTGTACGGCGACCCCTTTCCTCAGGCCACCCGCGACGCCATCAGGGACGCCGACGCCGTGCTGCTGGGCACCGTGGGCGGCCCGCAGAACAGCCCCTGGAACAGCCTCCCGCGCCAGTTGCGTCCGGAAAGCGGCCTGCTGGCGCTGCGCAAGGCGCTGGGCTGCTACGCCAACCTGCGCCCCGTGCGGGTGCAGCCGGGTCTGGAGCACCTCTCGCCCCTCAAGCCCGAGCTGGCGCGCGGCGTGGACATCCTGATCGTGCGCGAGCTGCTGGGCGGCATCTACTTCGACGGCGACCGCCGGATCGAGGGCGAGACGGCCTACAACACCATGCGCTACACGACCCCCGAGGTCGAGCGGGTGGCGAAGGTCGCCTTCTGGGCCGCCGAGCAGCGCCGGGGCCGCGTGACCAGCGTGGACAAGGCGAACGTGCTGGAGGTCTCCGAGCTGTGGCGGCGTGACGTGCAGGCCCTGCGTGACCGCGAGTACCGCAACGTCCACCTGAACCACGAGTACGTGGATAGCGTCGCCATGCTGATCGTCGCCAATCCGGGCCGCTACGACGTGATCGTCACGGAAAACCTCTTCGGGGACATCCTCTCGGACCTCGCCGCCGTGATTCCCGGTTCCCTGGGCCTGATGCCGAGCGCCAGCCTGGGCGACGGCCCCGGCCTCTTCGAACCTATCCACGGCAGCGCCCCCGACATCGCCGGGCAGGGCATCGCCAACCCCGCCGCCACCATCATGAGCGCGGCGATGCTGCTGCGGCATGGCCTGGACCGCCCCCAGGTCGCCAACCAGGTGGACCGCGCGGTGGCCCTGGCCCTGCGCGAACACCCCACCCGTGACCTGGGCGGGAAGGCCGACACCCGGACCTTTACCCACGCCGTGCTGAACGCGATGGGCAGCCCCAGCGTGGGGTAA
- a CDS encoding class I SAM-dependent methyltransferase produces the protein MTEYRDSEYAHAYLAIQDAVPQREVGERVLAELLPGQTRRVLDLGCGDGRLLDVVRSRFSQVEGVALDASEPMLEAARTRFAGRPGVRVAWHDLNDPLPDLGTFDAVVSGFAIHHLPHERKRALYAEICACLAPGGVFLNLEHVASVNEREHARFLALLGGDEDPSNRLAPAWAQVAWLREAGFAEADVAWKWLELALLVGWVG, from the coding sequence TTGACTGAATACCGCGACTCCGAGTACGCCCATGCCTACCTCGCCATACAGGACGCCGTGCCCCAGCGCGAGGTGGGAGAGAGGGTGCTGGCCGAGCTTTTGCCTGGGCAGACGCGGCGGGTGCTGGACCTGGGGTGCGGGGACGGGCGCTTGCTGGACGTGGTCCGCTCACGCTTTTCGCAGGTGGAGGGTGTGGCGCTCGACGCCTCGGAGCCGATGCTGGAGGCGGCCCGCACCCGTTTCGCCGGGCGACCGGGAGTCAGGGTGGCCTGGCACGACCTGAACGACCCGCTGCCGGACCTGGGCACGTTCGACGCGGTGGTGAGCGGGTTCGCCATCCATCACCTGCCCCACGAGCGCAAGCGGGCACTTTATGCCGAGATTTGTGCCTGCCTTGCGCCGGGCGGCGTGTTCCTGAACCTCGAACACGTTGCCAGCGTGAACGAACGGGAACACGCCCGCTTCCTGGCCCTGCTGGGCGGCGACGAGGACCCCAGCAACCGCCTCGCGCCCGCCTGGGCACAGGTCGCGTGGTTGCGGGAGGCCGGCTTCGCGGAGGCAGATGTGGCCTGGAAATGGCTGGAGCTGGCCCTGCTGGTGGGCTGGGTCGGCTGA